A single genomic interval of Spirosoma linguale DSM 74 harbors:
- a CDS encoding putative transcriptional regulator (PFAM: AAA-4 family protein~KEGG: lpn:lpg2559 ATP-dependent DNA helicase), which translates to MTRNQLNDLIEQGEHTRLEFKRTLSSAHRIARTLAALANTSGGTLLIGVSDSGKIVGVASEFREMQKVEEATDRLVDPALSISYQTMAPDGRLVLVITIPESDDKPHYVMDESGKRTIYVRAKDKSVPTSKLIITPQMADRELLKSPMARTLIQYLRKNEFITSDKFGKLINISDYRAGKLLRQLAERGLLILIDKPRPVRYALKLAE; encoded by the coding sequence ATGACCCGAAATCAACTTAATGATCTAATAGAACAAGGAGAACATACTCGTCTGGAGTTTAAACGCACGCTCTCCTCAGCACATCGGATAGCACGGACGCTGGCTGCCCTCGCCAATACATCGGGGGGTACATTGTTGATTGGCGTTTCGGATAGTGGAAAAATAGTAGGTGTTGCATCCGAGTTTCGGGAGATGCAGAAAGTTGAGGAAGCAACCGACCGCCTGGTTGATCCGGCACTCTCGATTAGTTACCAAACCATGGCTCCCGACGGTCGGCTCGTGCTGGTTATTACCATACCCGAAAGTGATGATAAGCCACATTACGTTATGGATGAATCAGGGAAACGTACTATTTATGTTCGGGCAAAAGATAAATCCGTACCTACCAGCAAACTTATCATTACTCCCCAAATGGCGGATCGTGAATTGCTAAAATCACCGATGGCGCGAACACTGATCCAATATCTTCGTAAGAATGAATTCATAACTTCTGATAAGTTTGGGAAACTTATCAATATATCTGACTATAGAGCGGGAAAACTATTGCGGCAACTGGCAGAGCGGGGATTACTGATTTTAATTGATAAACCCCGCCCGGTTCGCTACGCGCTTAAACTGGCAGAGTGA
- a CDS encoding alpha/beta hydrolase fold protein (PFAM: alpha/beta hydrolase fold~KEGG: mfa:Mfla_0162 alpha/beta hydrolase fold) — MNRFNTPLFLLLLLSCLNALAQTEEPLQYKITVPTGADLTLEGTLTIPEKAKKTMPVVLLIAGSGPTDRNGNNPYGMKPNTYKMLADSLASKGIAVARYDKRGSGTNLQAAIKTIKPAEHRFDFYVSDAVGFINQLKADKRFSTVVVAGHSEGSLVGMLAAEKTKSSKFISLAGPGRNIADVLKDQLKAGLPDTLSSVAATILDSLKAGYNVKRINPFLMGLFNPGNQPGLISWMAYNPASVIKNLTGPVLIINGKHDSQVSTKEAELLKAARPDATLILVEEMSHILKNAPLDRAENLKTYTDPNLTLTPGLVNYIAKFVK, encoded by the coding sequence ATGAACCGTTTTAACACGCCCCTTTTTTTGCTACTGCTCCTTTCTTGTCTGAACGCCCTGGCACAAACTGAAGAGCCTCTACAGTACAAAATAACTGTTCCGACGGGTGCAGATCTAACCCTGGAGGGAACGCTTACCATTCCCGAAAAGGCGAAAAAAACAATGCCGGTGGTGCTGCTTATTGCCGGCTCTGGCCCAACGGATCGGAACGGGAATAACCCCTATGGTATGAAACCGAATACTTACAAAATGTTGGCCGATAGCTTAGCCAGTAAAGGAATTGCTGTAGCCAGATACGACAAACGCGGATCGGGTACAAACTTACAGGCCGCTATAAAAACGATTAAACCGGCAGAGCATCGCTTTGATTTTTATGTGAGCGATGCTGTAGGTTTTATAAACCAATTGAAGGCCGACAAACGCTTTTCAACGGTAGTTGTGGCGGGCCACTCAGAGGGATCATTAGTTGGAATGCTGGCCGCCGAAAAAACAAAGTCCAGTAAATTTATATCCCTGGCTGGTCCCGGTCGAAATATTGCAGATGTGCTGAAAGATCAATTAAAGGCGGGGCTACCGGACACACTCAGTTCTGTTGCTGCTACCATACTGGATTCACTAAAGGCCGGTTATAATGTGAAGCGAATAAATCCGTTTTTAATGGGCCTGTTTAACCCAGGTAACCAACCCGGATTAATTTCATGGATGGCGTATAATCCTGCTTCAGTGATAAAGAATCTTACGGGCCCCGTCTTAATCATTAATGGGAAACACGATAGTCAGGTGTCTACGAAAGAGGCCGAACTACTCAAAGCTGCCAGACCCGATGCTACATTAATTCTGGTTGAGGAAATGAGTCATATCCTGAAAAATGCACCTCTTGACCGGGCCGAGAATTTAAAAACATATACCGATCCTAATTTGACACTTACACCAGGACTGGTAAATTATATTGCAAAATTTGTGAAATAG
- a CDS encoding protein of unknown function DUF1648 (PFAM: protein of unknown function DUF1648~KEGG: hypothetical protein): MKTNNTSIEVLIIALLAAPLIYLGLIWNQLPAEITTHYDLAGNANGWMPKKQAALFTVVISLLLYLLLRYLPMIDPRKQLQTANYQKLRLMFTLLTSAIMSWVFYLANHSVSSESFVSVLMAIISVTIAGVGNYITTIKPNWFVGIRTPWTLDNEVVWRKTHRMGGRLMVAGGIVSTVLALLLPLAYKVGITVSILLLVSFVPVVYSYICFRQENAHRLN; the protein is encoded by the coding sequence ATGAAAACAAATAATACCTCTATCGAAGTCCTGATCATTGCGCTTTTAGCAGCACCATTGATCTATCTTGGCCTCATTTGGAATCAACTTCCTGCCGAAATCACAACGCATTACGATCTGGCTGGCAACGCGAACGGCTGGATGCCTAAAAAACAGGCTGCCCTGTTTACGGTGGTTATCTCACTTCTACTTTACCTGTTGCTTCGTTATCTGCCGATGATTGATCCCAGAAAACAATTGCAAACGGCAAACTACCAAAAACTACGGCTCATGTTCACGCTCCTTACTTCAGCCATAATGAGTTGGGTGTTTTACTTAGCCAATCATTCGGTTTCCAGTGAAAGTTTCGTCAGTGTTTTGATGGCGATAATCAGCGTTACGATTGCCGGTGTGGGTAATTACATCACCACCATAAAACCCAACTGGTTTGTGGGTATTCGCACGCCCTGGACCCTCGATAATGAGGTCGTATGGCGAAAAACCCATCGCATGGGCGGGCGACTGATGGTAGCTGGCGGCATTGTCAGTACGGTACTTGCCTTACTACTGCCACTAGCCTACAAAGTAGGCATCACCGTTAGCATCTTACTGCTCGTCTCGTTCGTGCCGGTTGTTTACTCTTACATCTGTTTCCGGCAGGAAAATGCTCACCGATTAAATTAA
- a CDS encoding transcriptional regulator, ArsR family (PFAM: regulatory protein ArsR~SMART: regulatory protein ArsR~KEGG: ccs:CCNA_03123 transcriptional regulator, ArsR family), giving the protein MNNLFKALNDPTRRQILDLLRGGDMNAGEIAERFDMTKPSISHHLDLLRQSGLVEATKQGQFINYTLNTTVLDELLAWLMSFQKTDAPSPETSSSQKAS; this is encoded by the coding sequence ATGAACAATTTATTTAAAGCCCTGAATGATCCGACCCGTCGGCAGATACTGGACCTGTTGCGCGGGGGTGACATGAATGCCGGCGAAATTGCCGAGCGATTCGATATGACCAAGCCCAGTATTTCGCATCACCTCGATTTATTACGACAGTCGGGTTTGGTTGAAGCCACAAAGCAGGGGCAATTTATCAACTACACCCTGAACACGACTGTCCTTGACGAATTGCTGGCCTGGCTCATGAGCTTTCAGAAAACAGACGCGCCCTCACCCGAAACAAGTAGCTCCCAGAAAGCATCCTGA
- a CDS encoding conserved hypothetical protein (KEGG: bba:Bd1307 hypothetical protein), translating to MKPLQIRLTTLTIFVLATALFRLVPHWYNFTPIAALALFGASRFERKWLGLAVPMAAMLLSDSLIGFHGNMGAVYLSFGLTWLLGLWALQQPTAGRIAAASVTSSILFFLVTNFSVWYGSTFYPQTAAGLLGCYTAGLAFYNGTSFFLNGLLGDLFFSAVLFGAYYLLQQRYSVLRPARS from the coding sequence ATGAAGCCGCTTCAGATTCGCTTAACCACCCTTACAATTTTTGTTCTGGCAACTGCCCTATTCAGGTTAGTGCCCCACTGGTACAACTTTACTCCGATTGCGGCCCTTGCCCTGTTTGGCGCTTCGCGATTTGAACGCAAGTGGCTGGGACTGGCAGTACCCATGGCTGCTATGCTACTGAGTGATAGCCTGATCGGGTTTCACGGCAATATGGGCGCGGTTTATCTCAGCTTCGGCCTTACCTGGCTTCTGGGCCTTTGGGCATTGCAACAACCGACAGCCGGGCGTATTGCAGCCGCTTCGGTAACTTCGTCGATACTGTTTTTTCTGGTGACAAACTTTTCAGTTTGGTATGGCAGTACGTTCTATCCACAAACGGCAGCTGGTCTACTGGGCTGTTATACGGCCGGGCTGGCGTTTTATAACGGTACATCATTCTTTCTGAACGGCCTGCTGGGCGACCTCTTCTTTAGTGCTGTATTATTCGGCGCTTACTACCTGCTTCAACAGCGCTATTCTGTACTGAGACCAGCCAGAAGCTGA
- a CDS encoding conserved hypothetical protein (KEGG: met:M446_5810 hypothetical protein) encodes MYSRSKTYILYLALSILYSEQLTTEHHRLNDPAWRQWGPYVSDRQWGTVREDYSANGDAWNFTTHDMARSYTYRWGEEGIAGFCDNKQQLCLALALWNGQDPILKERYFGLSNGEGNHGEDVKELYYYLDNTPSHSYQRMLYKYPQAAYPYEWLVTENGRRGRLDPEFELLDTGLFDENRYFDVFVEYAKAGPHDILMAVTVHNRGPEAATLHVLPTLWFRNTWIFGDDTDGVPNYHPSLVLQPDNTVSVEDSALGRYILYAEGQPNWLFCENESNVARLYDNHSGTCYPKDGINDYVVQGRNTINPDRKGTKAAAHYTFTIQAGESATVRLRLEATGSAGSGIKLPFASFDRILTNRKKEADEFYAHIQPADATDDEKRVQRQAFAGMLWSKQYYYYDVSRWLAGDANNPPPPPERLHGRNHTWLQLINAGVISMPDKWEYPWYAAWDWAFHCVTLSLVDPDFAKQQLMLLTNEWFMHPNGQLPAYEWNFSDVNPPVQAWATWRIYHLELERKPPGEQDLTFLRAIFHKLMLNFTWWVNRKDQSGNNIFEGGFLGLDNIGVFDRNTAFPDGSHLEQADGTSWMAMYALNMMRIALELARHDPVYDEMATKFFDHFLYIAGAITHIGNTNVGLWDEEDAFFYDQLRMEDGTIYRMKVRTLVGLIPMFAVEVLDAELLQANPEFVKRMVWFQGHRPDLYHQVSRYAEKGVDEKRLLSLLRGFRLKALLAKVLDETEFLSPHGVRAVSKVYQENPYEFTLDHTTFRLTYTPAESDSGMFGGNSNWRGPVWMPTNYLMVESLERFYHYFGDSFTVEFPIGSGQQITLREVARELNNRLISLFTLDANGERPSFGKHPKYKDPHFRDHVLFYEYFDGDNGRGVGASHQTGWTGLVAELINRKYGSLK; translated from the coding sequence ATGTATAGTCGAAGCAAGACTTACATCCTATATCTTGCACTCAGTATCTTATATTCTGAACAGTTGACCACCGAACACCACCGTCTGAATGATCCGGCCTGGCGGCAATGGGGCCCTTATGTGTCCGACCGGCAATGGGGGACCGTACGCGAAGATTATAGCGCCAACGGAGACGCCTGGAACTTCACAACCCACGACATGGCCCGTAGCTATACCTATCGCTGGGGCGAAGAGGGTATTGCGGGCTTTTGCGACAACAAACAACAACTGTGTCTGGCACTCGCACTCTGGAATGGTCAGGACCCAATCCTGAAAGAACGGTACTTCGGCCTGAGTAATGGCGAGGGAAATCATGGTGAGGATGTAAAGGAACTCTATTACTATCTCGATAATACGCCTTCCCATTCGTATCAGCGAATGCTGTACAAATACCCCCAGGCGGCTTATCCCTACGAGTGGCTTGTAACCGAAAACGGTCGTAGAGGGCGTCTTGACCCAGAGTTCGAATTGCTGGATACCGGCCTGTTCGATGAGAATCGGTACTTCGATGTGTTCGTCGAGTACGCCAAAGCGGGACCGCACGATATATTGATGGCCGTTACCGTACATAATCGGGGACCCGAAGCGGCAACGCTGCATGTGCTGCCAACGCTATGGTTTCGGAATACCTGGATTTTTGGCGATGATACCGATGGCGTGCCCAACTACCATCCGTCGCTGGTACTACAACCCGACAATACAGTATCGGTAGAGGATTCTGCTCTGGGTCGCTACATCCTATATGCCGAAGGGCAACCCAATTGGCTGTTTTGTGAGAATGAATCCAATGTGGCACGGCTTTACGACAACCATTCAGGCACCTGCTATCCTAAAGACGGCATTAATGATTATGTAGTACAGGGCAGAAATACCATCAACCCCGATAGGAAAGGCACGAAAGCCGCAGCGCACTACACCTTCACGATCCAGGCTGGCGAATCAGCCACTGTTCGGCTTCGGCTCGAAGCCACCGGGTCGGCCGGGAGCGGGATTAAGTTACCTTTTGCCTCGTTTGATCGCATACTCACCAATCGAAAAAAAGAAGCGGATGAGTTTTATGCGCACATACAGCCAGCCGACGCTACCGACGACGAAAAACGGGTGCAGCGGCAGGCTTTTGCGGGCATGCTCTGGAGCAAGCAGTACTACTATTATGATGTGTCGCGGTGGCTGGCTGGCGATGCCAATAATCCGCCCCCGCCCCCCGAACGCCTGCATGGGCGTAACCATACCTGGCTACAGCTTATCAATGCCGGGGTGATTTCCATGCCCGACAAATGGGAGTATCCGTGGTATGCTGCCTGGGACTGGGCTTTTCACTGCGTAACCCTTTCACTCGTCGACCCTGATTTTGCCAAGCAGCAATTAATGCTGCTCACGAATGAATGGTTTATGCACCCCAATGGGCAACTGCCTGCCTATGAATGGAATTTCTCAGACGTAAATCCACCGGTTCAGGCCTGGGCTACCTGGCGGATCTACCACCTGGAACTGGAACGTAAGCCACCGGGCGAGCAGGATCTAACGTTCCTACGCGCGATTTTCCATAAGCTTATGCTCAATTTCACCTGGTGGGTGAATCGGAAAGACCAGTCCGGGAATAACATTTTTGAGGGCGGATTTCTTGGACTGGACAACATTGGTGTATTTGACCGAAATACCGCCTTTCCGGATGGTAGTCATCTGGAGCAGGCGGATGGCACCAGCTGGATGGCTATGTACGCGCTGAACATGATGCGAATAGCGCTCGAACTGGCTCGCCATGATCCGGTTTACGACGAAATGGCCACCAAATTCTTCGATCACTTTCTGTATATCGCCGGAGCAATTACCCACATTGGCAATACAAACGTCGGTTTATGGGATGAAGAAGACGCGTTTTTCTACGACCAGTTACGGATGGAAGACGGTACCATATATCGCATGAAAGTTCGTACGTTAGTCGGGCTTATTCCCATGTTTGCCGTTGAGGTGCTGGACGCGGAGTTGTTACAGGCAAATCCTGAATTTGTAAAACGCATGGTCTGGTTCCAGGGCCACCGCCCCGACCTGTACCATCAGGTGTCGCGGTACGCCGAAAAAGGAGTTGATGAAAAAAGGTTGCTCAGCCTGTTACGGGGATTTCGTCTGAAAGCGCTGCTAGCTAAAGTACTGGACGAAACCGAGTTTTTAAGCCCGCACGGTGTGCGCGCCGTTTCGAAAGTGTACCAGGAAAATCCATATGAATTTACGCTGGACCATACAACGTTTCGATTGACCTATACACCCGCCGAGAGCGATAGCGGTATGTTTGGCGGTAACAGCAACTGGCGTGGACCCGTCTGGATGCCAACCAACTACCTGATGGTTGAAAGCCTGGAACGGTTTTATCACTATTTCGGTGACAGTTTCACGGTCGAATTTCCAATTGGATCCGGTCAGCAGATAACCCTTAGAGAGGTGGCCAGGGAGCTGAACAATCGACTTATCAGCCTGTTCACGCTGGACGCCAATGGCGAACGCCCATCTTTTGGGAAGCATCCAAAGTACAAAGACCCCCATTTTCGGGATCATGTACTTTTTTATGAATACTTCGATGGTGATAATGGACGGGGAGTGGGTGCCAGCCACCAGACGGGCTGGACGGGCCTGGTGGCCGAACTGATCAATCGGAAATATGGAAGCCTAAAGTAG
- a CDS encoding short-chain dehydrogenase/reductase SDR (PFAM: short-chain dehydrogenase/reductase SDR; KR domain protein~KEGG: bxe:Bxe_B0443 glucose 1-dehydrogenase), with translation MEKVLQGQIALITGSSSGIGAGVAKSLAEAGATVVVNYSSDKSKASADAVLKEITDAGGTGVVIQCDVSEEDQVSKLFADVIAKYGTIDILINNAGLQRDAKFHEMTLEEWNTVIKVNLTGQFLCAREAIREFLRRGPRPEVSAATGKIICMSSVHEVIPWAGHVNYAASKGGIKLMMQSLAQEYGPQGIRVNSICPGAIQTPINRGAWETPQALNSLMTLIPYNRIGQPSDIGNLAVFLASDLSDYITGASIFIDGGMTVFESFADNG, from the coding sequence ATGGAAAAAGTACTTCAGGGACAGATTGCCTTAATTACCGGGTCAAGCAGCGGTATTGGCGCTGGTGTCGCTAAATCACTGGCCGAAGCGGGTGCAACGGTGGTTGTTAACTACTCCTCCGACAAGAGTAAAGCGTCGGCTGATGCGGTGTTAAAGGAAATTACCGATGCTGGTGGCACTGGTGTGGTCATTCAATGCGACGTAAGTGAAGAAGATCAGGTGAGTAAGCTTTTTGCCGATGTCATAGCCAAGTATGGTACTATTGATATTTTAATCAATAACGCCGGTTTGCAGCGCGATGCCAAATTTCATGAGATGACGCTTGAGGAGTGGAATACGGTCATTAAGGTGAATCTGACCGGACAGTTTTTGTGTGCACGGGAAGCCATTCGGGAGTTCTTGCGCCGGGGCCCACGGCCCGAAGTATCGGCTGCTACCGGCAAGATTATCTGTATGAGTTCAGTTCATGAAGTGATTCCCTGGGCTGGCCATGTCAATTATGCAGCCTCCAAAGGTGGGATAAAGCTGATGATGCAGTCGCTGGCGCAGGAATACGGCCCACAGGGGATACGGGTCAACAGTATTTGCCCCGGTGCCATTCAGACCCCCATCAATCGGGGAGCCTGGGAAACTCCTCAGGCTCTGAACAGTCTGATGACACTGATTCCTTATAACCGTATAGGACAACCGTCGGATATTGGTAATCTGGCTGTATTTCTAGCCTCCGATCTATCTGATTACATTACCGGTGCCAGCATCTTTATTGACGGCGGGATGACCGTTTTCGAGAGTTTCGCTGATAATGGATAA
- a CDS encoding UV-endonuclease UvdE (TIGRFAM: UV-endonuclease UvdE~PFAM: UV-endonuclease UvdE~KEGG: hypothetical protein), producing MELTPLNVGYACINLSLQAEKITTNRGMIKKTFSEKGIAYASELALKNVQDLLKIVDWNLSHGFKLFRISSDLFPWASEYQISSLPDYPDIRETLEEIGSRPIRLTTHPGPFNHLAGQGKVLDNTIKDLEYQSELFDLMGLTPSHWNKINIHAGGTYGDKAATMARFAKNFGLLSENLRARLTVENDDRPSLYTVQDLLYLYETIGTPIVFDYFHHSLNPGQQTEEEAFLTAYATWDVRPVFHFSDSRQEHEDPKARREAHADWLYSAVNTYGKEVDIVFESKMKELAILRLRGEMV from the coding sequence ATGGAGTTAACACCGCTGAATGTCGGCTATGCCTGCATCAACCTGAGCTTACAGGCCGAAAAAATCACGACAAATCGGGGAATGATCAAAAAGACATTTTCTGAGAAAGGCATTGCCTATGCGTCGGAGCTTGCCCTGAAAAACGTGCAGGATTTGTTGAAAATCGTTGACTGGAATCTGAGCCACGGCTTCAAATTATTCCGTATTTCGTCGGACTTATTTCCCTGGGCTTCTGAATACCAGATCAGCTCGTTACCCGATTACCCAGATATTCGGGAAACGCTCGAAGAAATTGGCAGTCGGCCTATTCGCCTGACCACCCACCCTGGCCCGTTTAATCATCTTGCCGGGCAGGGTAAAGTGCTGGACAACACCATTAAAGATTTGGAGTATCAGTCGGAGTTATTCGATCTGATGGGGCTCACGCCCTCGCACTGGAACAAAATAAATATTCACGCCGGTGGGACGTATGGCGATAAGGCCGCTACAATGGCCCGCTTTGCGAAAAATTTTGGCTTGCTCTCCGAGAATCTGCGTGCCCGTCTGACGGTGGAAAATGATGACCGCCCGAGCCTGTATACCGTACAGGATTTGCTGTATCTCTACGAAACCATTGGGACACCAATCGTTTTCGATTATTTCCATCATTCATTGAACCCGGGCCAGCAGACGGAAGAAGAGGCCTTCCTGACAGCCTATGCGACCTGGGATGTCCGGCCTGTTTTTCATTTTTCCGATTCGCGGCAGGAGCACGAAGACCCGAAAGCCCGTCGCGAAGCCCACGCTGACTGGCTTTACTCCGCCGTGAATACCTACGGCAAAGAAGTCGACATTGTGTTTGAGTCGAAGATGAAAGAACTGGCTATTTTACGATTGCGGGGCGAAATGGTATAA
- a CDS encoding peptidylprolyl isomerase FKBP-type (PFAM: peptidylprolyl isomerase FKBP-type~KEGG: sil:SPOA0438 peptidyl-prolyl cis-trans isomerase, FKBP-type), translated as MAQAKSGDTVQVHYTGTLSDGTIFDSSEGRTPLEFTVGSGQVIKGFDDGVTGMNQGEKKTINIPVQDAYGPANEEMIFTLERSDIPADIPLEVGMTLNMHEDGNPRPIPVIVRTLTDTNVTLDANHPLAGQDLTFDIELVGVKSPSGLIL; from the coding sequence ATGGCACAAGCAAAATCTGGCGATACCGTTCAGGTACATTATACCGGAACCCTAAGTGATGGAACGATCTTCGATTCATCAGAAGGTCGTACACCACTGGAGTTCACTGTTGGCAGTGGGCAGGTTATTAAAGGGTTCGATGATGGTGTGACGGGTATGAATCAGGGCGAAAAGAAAACGATTAATATTCCGGTTCAGGACGCCTACGGACCCGCCAATGAAGAAATGATTTTTACGCTGGAACGTTCGGATATTCCGGCGGATATACCACTTGAAGTTGGCATGACCCTCAATATGCACGAAGACGGAAACCCACGGCCCATTCCGGTAATTGTGCGTACACTGACCGATACAAACGTTACGCTGGACGCCAATCACCCGCTGGCTGGCCAGGATTTGACTTTCGATATTGAATTGGTTGGCGTTAAGTCGCCCTCTGGTTTGATTCTGTAA
- a CDS encoding transcriptional regulator, PadR-like family (PFAM: transcriptional regulator PadR family protein~KEGG: azc:AZC_1276 transcriptional regulator), whose translation MRGTLKTIILKLLAEPRPSTPSQVGAGPSVPGRMYGYEITQLVKERTQGQIALSFGALYPVLHKLEQEGLLITETEEVEGRLRKYYSLTPQGNEAAVQKVSDFERFMETMRQLLQLPMQLAPSH comes from the coding sequence TTGAGAGGTACGCTCAAAACAATCATACTGAAGCTTTTGGCGGAGCCGAGGCCATCCACTCCTTCGCAGGTTGGTGCAGGTCCGTCAGTACCGGGCCGGATGTATGGCTATGAGATTACCCAGTTGGTTAAAGAACGCACCCAGGGCCAGATTGCGCTGTCATTTGGGGCTTTGTATCCTGTCCTGCATAAGCTGGAACAGGAGGGATTACTGATAACGGAAACGGAAGAAGTTGAAGGTCGACTACGTAAGTATTACTCGTTGACCCCGCAGGGCAATGAGGCTGCGGTTCAAAAAGTCTCCGATTTTGAACGATTTATGGAAACAATGCGCCAGCTTCTGCAACTACCCATGCAACTAGCCCCAAGCCATTAA
- a CDS encoding prolyl-tRNA synthetase (KEGG: GK18335 gene product from transcript GK18335- RA~TIGRFAM: prolyl-tRNA synthetase~PFAM: Prolyl-tRNA synthetase, class II-like; tRNA synthetase class II (G H P and S); Anticodon-binding domain protein) translates to MAKAIPSRSENYSEWYNELIKRADLAENSAVRGCMVIKPYGFAIWEKMQRALDDMFKETGHQNAYFPLFIPKSFLSKEASHVEGFAKECAVVTHYRLKNAEDGSGVIVDPEAKLEEELIVRPTSETVIWSTYKNWIQSYRDLPLLINQWANVVRWEMRTRIFLRTAEFLWQEGHTAHATAEEAKFETRQMLDIYAQFAEEWMALPVVKGTKTANERFAGADDTLCIEAMMQDGKALQAGTSHFLGQNFAKAFDVQFLNKQNQLDYVWGTSWGVSTRLMGALIMAHSDDDGLVLPPKLAPIQVVIVPIYRSEEQLELLSAKIKPLVQELRKAGVSVKYDDSDANKPGWKFAEYELRGVPVRLAMGGRDLENGTVEIARRDLKTKETVPFEGLTEHIKNLLDDIQQTIYNKAKTFRQANTYKVDTFEEFQAQLDKGGFILAHWDGTSETEEAIKEATKATIRCIPFDQEAEEGVDIFSGKPSAGRVVFARAY, encoded by the coding sequence ATGGCTAAAGCGATTCCGTCCCGTAGTGAAAACTACTCCGAGTGGTATAATGAGTTAATCAAACGAGCCGATCTGGCCGAAAATTCAGCTGTTCGGGGCTGTATGGTGATCAAGCCCTACGGGTTTGCAATCTGGGAAAAAATGCAGCGTGCGCTGGACGACATGTTTAAGGAAACGGGTCACCAGAACGCTTATTTCCCGCTGTTTATTCCAAAATCCTTCCTGAGTAAAGAAGCATCGCACGTCGAAGGGTTTGCCAAAGAGTGTGCCGTTGTAACGCACTACCGTCTGAAAAACGCCGAAGATGGCTCGGGCGTAATCGTTGACCCGGAGGCTAAACTGGAAGAAGAACTTATCGTTCGCCCAACGTCCGAGACGGTTATCTGGAGTACATACAAAAACTGGATTCAGTCGTACCGTGATTTGCCATTGCTCATAAACCAGTGGGCCAACGTCGTTCGGTGGGAAATGCGTACCCGGATCTTTCTGCGTACCGCCGAATTTCTGTGGCAGGAAGGCCATACCGCCCATGCCACTGCCGAAGAAGCTAAGTTCGAAACGCGGCAGATGTTGGACATCTACGCCCAGTTTGCGGAAGAGTGGATGGCTTTGCCGGTTGTGAAAGGGACAAAAACGGCTAACGAGCGATTTGCCGGTGCAGACGATACGTTGTGTATTGAAGCCATGATGCAGGATGGTAAAGCCTTACAGGCCGGTACGTCACACTTTTTGGGGCAAAATTTCGCCAAAGCCTTCGATGTGCAGTTTTTGAACAAACAGAACCAGCTCGATTACGTGTGGGGCACTTCGTGGGGAGTATCTACCCGCCTGATGGGTGCCCTGATCATGGCGCACTCGGATGACGACGGGCTAGTGCTACCGCCAAAACTGGCACCTATTCAGGTTGTTATTGTACCCATCTACCGCTCCGAAGAACAGCTGGAGTTACTGTCGGCTAAAATAAAGCCACTGGTGCAGGAACTGAGGAAAGCTGGCGTATCGGTCAAATACGATGATTCCGATGCCAACAAACCCGGCTGGAAGTTTGCCGAGTATGAATTGCGGGGTGTACCGGTGCGACTGGCTATGGGTGGCCGCGATCTGGAAAACGGGACGGTCGAGATTGCCCGTCGGGATTTGAAAACCAAAGAAACCGTGCCGTTCGAAGGACTGACCGAACACATCAAAAATCTGCTGGACGATATTCAGCAAACGATCTATAACAAAGCGAAAACCTTCCGCCAGGCGAATACCTATAAAGTAGATACGTTTGAAGAGTTTCAGGCGCAGCTCGACAAAGGGGGGTTCATTCTAGCCCACTGGGATGGTACCAGCGAAACTGAAGAGGCTATTAAAGAAGCTACCAAGGCCACCATTCGCTGTATCCCATTTGATCAGGAAGCCGAAGAAGGGGTAGATATTTTCTCCGGGAAACCATCTGCCGGGCGCGTTGTGTTTGCCAGAGCCTATTAG